The genomic region TGAGGTGAAGCTATGTTAAACCGCGAGCTCGAAGTCACCCTTAATCTTGCCTTCAAGGAGGCTCGTTCGAAGCGTCATGAATTCATGACCGTCGAACACCTGCTGCTGGCACTTTTGGATAACGAAGCTGCCGCCACCGTTCTGCGTGCGTGCGGCGCCAACCTCGACAAGCTCAAGCATGACCTGCAGGAGTTCATCGACTCCACAACGCCACTGATCCCCGTGCATGACGAGGACCGTGAAACCCAGCCAACCCTGGGCTTCCAGCGGGTATTGCAGCGTGCTGTTTTCCACGTTCAGAGCTCCGGTAAGCGTGAGGTCACGGGCGCGAACGTGCTTGTGGCAATTTTCAGCGAACAGGAAAGCCAGGCCGTGTTCCTGCTCAAGCAGCAGAGCGTTGCCCGTATTGATGTAGTCAATTACATCGCCCACGGTATCTCCAAAGTGCCTGGGCACGGCGATCATTCCGAGGGTGAGCAGGAAATGCAGGATGACGAGGGCGGTGAGTCTTCTTCTTCGGGCAATCCACTGGATGCCTACGCCAGCAATCTCAACGAATTGGCGCGCCAGGGGCGGATCGATCCGCTGGTGGGGCGTGAGCTTGAGGTTGAGCGTGTGGCGCAGATCCTTGCTCGTCGGCGCAAGAACAATCCGTTGCTGGTTGGGGAGGCGGGCGTGGGTAAAACCGCGATCGCCGAAGGCCTGGCCAAGCGCATTGTCGACAATCAGGTCCCAGACCTGTTGGCCAATAGCGTTGTCTACTCCCTTGACCTGGGCGCCTTGCTCGCCGGGACCAAGTACCGGGGCGATTTCGAGAAGCGCTTCAAGGCGCTGCTCGGCGAGCTGAAAAAACGCCCGCAGGCGATCCTGTTTATCGACGAGATCCACACCATTATCGGCGCTGGTGCAGCATCCGGTGGGGTAATGGACGCCTCCAACCTGCTCAAGCCGCTGCTGTCGTCGGGCGATATCCGCTGCATCGGCTCGACCACGTTCCAGGAGTTCCGTGGCATCTTCGAGAAAGACCGTGCCCTGGCGCGCCGCTTCCAGAAAGTCGACGTGTCCGAGCCTTCGGTTGAAGACACCATCGGCATCCTGCGCGGGCTCAAGGGGCGCTTCGAGGCGCACCATGGCATCGAATACACCGATGAGGCCCTGCGTGCCGCGGCTGAGCTGGCGTCGCGCTACATCAATGACCGGCACATGCCGGACAAGGCCATCGACGTGATCGACGAGGCGGGGGCCTATCAGCGCCTGCAACCGGTCGAGAAGCGTGTGAAGCGCATTGACGTGCCTCAGGTCGAGGATATCGTGGCGAAGATCGCGCGGATTCCGCCAAAACACGTCACCAGTTCCGACAAGGAGCTGCTGCGTAACCTGGAGCGCGACCTCAAGCTCACCGTGTTTGGTCAGGATGCGGCGATCGATTCGCTGTCCACCGCGATCAAGTTGTCCCGTGCGGGCCTCAAGTCGCCGGACAAGCCGGTCGGGTCGTTCCTGTTCGCAGGCCCTACCGGGGTCGGCAAGACCGAAGCGGCGCGGCAATTGGCCAAGGCCATGGGGATCGAGCTGGTGCGTTTCGACATGTCCGAGTATATGGAGCGCCACACCGTGTCGCGCCTGATCGGTGCGCCTCCGGGCTATGTCGGCTTCGACCAGGGCGGCCTGTTGACCGAGGCGATCACCAAGCAGCCGCATTGCGTACTGTTGCTCGATGAAATCGAGAAGGCTCACCCGGAAGTCTTCAACCTGCTGCTGCAGGTCATGGACCACGGAACCCTGACTGACAACAACGGGCGCAAGGCGGACTTCCGCAACGTAATCGTGATCATGACCACCAACGCCGGTGCTGAAACCGCTGCGCGGGCCTCTATTGGCTTCACGCATCAGGATCACTCCTCCGATGCCATGGAAGTGATCAAGAAGAGCTTCACGCCGGAGTTCCGCAACCGTCTGGACACCATTATCCAGTTTGGTCGCCTCAGCCATGAGGTCATCAAAAGCGTGGTGGACAAGTTCCTCACCGAGCTTCAAGCGCAACTGGAAGACAAGCGCGTGCAGCTGGATGTGACGGAAGCGGCGCGCAGCTGGATCGCAGAGGGCGGCTACGACGCGGCAATGGGCGCTCGCCCGATGGCGCGTCTGATCCAGGACAAGATCAAGCGGCCGTTGGCCGAAGAGATCCTGTTCGGCGAACTCTCCGACCATGGCGGCGTGGTGCATATCGACCTGAAGGACGGCGAGCTGACCTTCGATTTCGAGACCACGGCGGAAATGGCCTGATCGTTCTGCAGCAACAAAAAAAGGCGCCGAAAGGCGCCTTTTTGCTGACTTGAAATGCAATTCCCAGAACAGTGGAGATCCACTGTGGGAGGGGGCTTGCCCCCGATGGCGGTGGCTCAGCAACAGATTAGTTGCCTGACACACTGCTATCGGGAGCAAGCCCCCTCCCACAAGGT from Pseudomonas synxantha harbors:
- the clpA gene encoding ATP-dependent Clp protease ATP-binding subunit ClpA yields the protein MLNRELEVTLNLAFKEARSKRHEFMTVEHLLLALLDNEAAATVLRACGANLDKLKHDLQEFIDSTTPLIPVHDEDRETQPTLGFQRVLQRAVFHVQSSGKREVTGANVLVAIFSEQESQAVFLLKQQSVARIDVVNYIAHGISKVPGHGDHSEGEQEMQDDEGGESSSSGNPLDAYASNLNELARQGRIDPLVGRELEVERVAQILARRRKNNPLLVGEAGVGKTAIAEGLAKRIVDNQVPDLLANSVVYSLDLGALLAGTKYRGDFEKRFKALLGELKKRPQAILFIDEIHTIIGAGAASGGVMDASNLLKPLLSSGDIRCIGSTTFQEFRGIFEKDRALARRFQKVDVSEPSVEDTIGILRGLKGRFEAHHGIEYTDEALRAAAELASRYINDRHMPDKAIDVIDEAGAYQRLQPVEKRVKRIDVPQVEDIVAKIARIPPKHVTSSDKELLRNLERDLKLTVFGQDAAIDSLSTAIKLSRAGLKSPDKPVGSFLFAGPTGVGKTEAARQLAKAMGIELVRFDMSEYMERHTVSRLIGAPPGYVGFDQGGLLTEAITKQPHCVLLLDEIEKAHPEVFNLLLQVMDHGTLTDNNGRKADFRNVIVIMTTNAGAETAARASIGFTHQDHSSDAMEVIKKSFTPEFRNRLDTIIQFGRLSHEVIKSVVDKFLTELQAQLEDKRVQLDVTEAARSWIAEGGYDAAMGARPMARLIQDKIKRPLAEEILFGELSDHGGVVHIDLKDGELTFDFETTAEMA